One Methanolobus sp. WCC4 DNA segment encodes these proteins:
- a CDS encoding PKD domain-containing protein, translating into MVNNFRKILCIGITLIVIILSMNGTASADEVNINFQSGIGIYVQALAISENYAYAAGSGAFYVIDITDPENIFVVGTLNRICGMSMIFDVTLSDNYAYVADYENGIEIMDISDPLSPQLVSRYGIPCSGRLSASEVVISDNYAYVAEDNIGLLIIDISDISSPTLIGTYETGDNGDWKKGVDVKGNYAYLADETNGLVIINVTTPTSPTIVGTYDTAGSAWDVKVSGNYAYVADGPNGLVIVDITDPTSPSLVGTCDTDDWAWDVVISGDYAYIADEMNGLVIVDISNPESPTFAGGYDACRAYNVAVSGNDVYVAGNNVYVAGTGIIALQTDISLVPNNPPIAAISPIDYASEGSPITFNASESYDPDDNLLTYKWDFDNDGKCDFESESPYATHTWDDDYTGDVKLEVSDGILTSTDTIAVTVGNIAPTITSFGVQQTDPVEIGTEIGLSCTFTDPGLGDTHDCIIDWGDGTATELLSITNPVSSSHVYSMSGVYTVNLIIEDDDTGYDTEEYQYVVVYDSDEGFVSGELNCPAHLYAYDFDGIEIRYTGSVGSDIFRDIPNSFYNGPEYDPEKIIILGQSDTIVYVVDSYDEGTFDLKLKQSNPEGLIEVEYLNVDLDKDTTATISVNSETNDFSMHIDMDNNGEIDIIKELDSVAINGNIVNAPTAVISSFEPDTASEGSPVTFNASESYDPDDDELQYRWDFNNDGTWDSKWSSNYTATHTWDDDYSGDVKLEVSDGILTSTDTITVTVGNVAPVVGLIDSPIYPVLLGTDIAVSASFEDDGKEDTHMPVWNWGDGNYSSDGAFKDRSGEVSGTYTYGQPGVYTITLEVEDDDGGSGTRISEQYVVVYDSDGGFVTGGGWISSPEGAYVTDPTLTGKTTFGFVSKFKKGATVPTGSTEFQFHVADLNFKSTTYDWLVIASSKAMYKGTGTINDEGNYGFMISAVDAELTPSIDIDLFRMKIWDIDDGEIIYDNMLGADETADPTTAIQGGSIKIHNEK; encoded by the coding sequence ATGGTAAATAATTTCAGAAAGATACTTTGTATTGGTATTACTCTTATAGTAATAATATTAAGCATGAATGGTACAGCAAGTGCAGATGAAGTAAATATAAATTTTCAATCTGGAATTGGGATTTATGTACAGGCTCTTGCAATATCTGAAAATTATGCATATGCAGCGGGAAGTGGGGCTTTTTATGTAATCGATATAACTGACCCTGAGAACATATTCGTGGTCGGAACATTAAATCGAATATGTGGTATGTCAATGATATTCGATGTTACACTATCTGACAACTACGCCTATGTAGCGGATTATGAAAATGGCATTGAGATTATGGACATAAGTGATCCATTATCACCGCAACTTGTTTCTAGATATGGTATCCCTTGTAGTGGTCGTCTTTCTGCAAGTGAAGTAGTTATATCAGACAATTACGCTTACGTGGCTGAGGACAACATAGGCCTTTTGATAATAGATATCAGTGATATATCGTCTCCAACACTCATAGGCACTTATGAAACTGGTGACAATGGAGATTGGAAAAAAGGTGTCGATGTAAAAGGAAACTATGCCTACCTAGCTGATGAAACCAATGGTCTGGTAATTATTAATGTTACTACTCCTACTTCCCCTACAATTGTAGGCACTTATGATACTGCTGGTTCTGCATGGGATGTCAAAGTCTCTGGAAATTATGCTTATGTAGCTGATGGTCCTAATGGTCTTGTAATTGTTGATATTACTGACCCCACATCTCCTTCATTAGTAGGTACTTGTGATACTGATGATTGGGCCTGGGATGTTGTTATTTCCGGTGATTATGCCTACATAGCAGATGAAATGAATGGTCTTGTAATTGTTGATATCAGTAATCCTGAATCACCGACTTTTGCAGGTGGGTACGATGCTTGTCGTGCATACAATGTTGCCGTTTCTGGTAATGATGTCTATGTAGCTGGTAATAATGTCTATGTAGCCGGTACAGGCATAATTGCCCTTCAGACTGATATATCATTAGTACCAAACAATCCACCAATTGCTGCAATATCTCCAATAGATTACGCCTCCGAAGGTTCGCCTATAACCTTTAATGCTTCCGAATCATATGACCCTGATGATAATCTGCTCACATACAAATGGGACTTTGATAATGATGGAAAATGTGATTTTGAATCAGAATCTCCTTATGCAACACACACCTGGGATGATGATTATACTGGTGATGTCAAACTGGAAGTTAGTGATGGTATTTTAACCAGCACTGACACGATTGCTGTTACTGTGGGCAATATTGCACCAACCATAACATCCTTTGGAGTACAACAAACCGACCCTGTAGAGATAGGTACTGAAATTGGTCTTAGTTGTACTTTTACAGATCCGGGTTTAGGTGATACTCACGACTGTATCATTGACTGGGGTGATGGAACAGCAACAGAACTACTTTCAATTACCAACCCAGTGAGCAGTTCTCACGTATATTCTATGTCCGGTGTTTATACAGTTAACCTCATCATAGAGGATGATGATACTGGATATGATACAGAGGAGTACCAGTATGTTGTTGTGTACGATTCCGATGAAGGATTTGTATCAGGGGAATTAAACTGTCCAGCTCATCTATATGCTTATGATTTTGATGGAATAGAAATAAGATACACTGGATCAGTGGGATCAGATATTTTTAGAGATATACCCAATTCTTTCTATAACGGCCCAGAATATGATCCTGAAAAGATAATCATTCTAGGTCAGTCCGATACTATTGTGTATGTTGTTGATTCTTATGATGAAGGAACATTTGACCTTAAATTAAAGCAAAGCAATCCAGAAGGTTTGATTGAAGTTGAATATCTAAATGTTGATCTTGATAAGGACACAACTGCTACCATATCGGTGAATTCAGAAACCAATGATTTCTCGATGCATATCGACATGGACAACAATGGTGAAATTGATATTATCAAAGAACTGGACTCTGTTGCAATAAATGGTAATATTGTTAATGCACCCACAGCTGTAATCTCATCATTTGAACCGGATACTGCATCTGAAGGTTCACCTGTAACTTTTAATGCTTCCGAATCATATGACCCTGATGATGATGAACTTCAATATAGATGGGACTTTAATAATGATGGAACATGGGATAGCAAGTGGTCGAGTAATTACACTGCAACACACACCTGGGATGATGACTATAGTGGTGATGTAAAACTGGAAGTTAGTGATGGGATTTTAACCAGCACAGATACAATTACTGTTACCGTAGGCAATGTTGCACCAGTTGTTGGCCTTATCGATTCACCAATTTATCCGGTATTGTTAGGCACTGATATCGCAGTTTCAGCTTCATTTGAGGATGATGGGAAAGAGGATACACACATGCCAGTTTGGAACTGGGGGGACGGCAATTATTCATCAGATGGGGCATTTAAGGACAGGTCAGGTGAAGTCTCAGGAACCTATACTTATGGTCAACCAGGTGTCTACACCATAACACTGGAAGTGGAAGATGACGATGGTGGTTCTGGCACGAGGATTTCTGAACAGTATGTTGTTGTCTACGATTCAGATGGTGGATTTGTAACTGGTGGTGGATGGATTAGCTCACCAGAAGGTGCGTATGTAACAGACCCAACCCTGACCGGTAAGACAACCTTTGGATTTGTATCCAAATTTAAAAAAGGAGCAACTGTACCAACCGGTTCAACTGAGTTCCAGTTCCATGTTGCTGATCTGAACTTCAAGTCAACAACCTATGATTGGCTCGTAATTGCAAGTTCAAAAGCCATGTACAAAGGTACTGGAACTATCAATGATGAAGGAAATTATGGCTTCATGATATCGGCTGTTGACGCTGAACTCACACCAAGCATCGACATTGATCTCTTCAGGATGAAGATATGGGATATTGATGATGGTGAGATAATTTACGACAATATGCTGGGTGCTGATGAGACCGCAGATCCAACGACTGCAATTCAGGGCGGGTCAATCAAAATCCACAACGAAAAGTAG
- a CDS encoding DUF4352 domain-containing protein produces the protein MMAEAYAQDIIDRTCFWDWKYEFSEQVGNYTAPEGYNFVVCTIHLQNNEFGPIFTEPGNWKLTAGGVSHNHDIATYSDEISYHSMHDWPGQVLDTWYEEEIDGWTGEEVDDWTQEKLDEYIDNWSEGGEDYWDGEEMETQIVYLVQTNRSIQELNCAVDYPYYLSRDWHYHSYLDPSAFTLNFDWKYELTDRVGNDLAPYGYDFVVCDLYFQNNDNEAISTDPDNWELVAGGVSHEHDMATYSNEISCNIIDVENGMEAETQIVYLIQEDITIEGISCTADNIPPIHSTWYYSEGNSRSTWWDWMPALSKQIGNNTAPDGYNFVVCNIFLNNREVRSISTDPNNWKLIASGVSYDHDMVTYSDEISSNSIDVEPGMQTETQIVYLIPENNTIESLVYDAYNPPIMTNSWYYRPIDY, from the coding sequence ATGATGGCTGAAGCTTATGCACAGGACATCATAGATCGCACATGTTTCTGGGACTGGAAATACGAATTCTCAGAGCAGGTAGGCAATTATACAGCACCTGAAGGTTACAATTTTGTAGTGTGTACGATCCATCTACAGAATAATGAATTTGGACCTATTTTTACAGAGCCGGGTAACTGGAAACTTACCGCTGGAGGAGTAAGCCATAACCATGATATAGCAACATACTCGGATGAAATATCCTATCATTCGATGCATGATTGGCCAGGACAAGTGCTCGATACTTGGTATGAAGAAGAAATCGATGGTTGGACTGGAGAAGAGGTCGATGATTGGACTCAAGAAAAGCTTGATGAATACATTGATAATTGGTCTGAAGGAGGAGAGGATTATTGGGATGGAGAAGAGATGGAAACTCAAATTGTCTATCTGGTACAGACAAATCGTAGTATCCAGGAACTGAACTGCGCCGTAGATTACCCCTACTACCTGTCACGTGATTGGCATTATCATAGCTATCTGGACCCTTCAGCATTCACACTTAATTTTGACTGGAAATACGAACTCACTGATCGAGTGGGTAATGATCTCGCACCATATGGGTACGATTTCGTAGTGTGTGACCTCTATTTCCAGAACAACGATAATGAGGCGATCTCAACTGACCCGGATAACTGGGAACTGGTCGCTGGCGGAGTGAGCCATGAACACGATATGGCAACGTACTCGAATGAAATATCCTGTAATATTATCGATGTTGAGAATGGAATGGAGGCTGAAACCCAGATAGTATACCTGATACAGGAAGATATTACTATAGAAGGAATAAGTTGCACCGCAGATAATATACCACCAATACATAGCACCTGGTACTATAGTGAAGGCAACAGCCGCTCCACATGGTGGGACTGGATGCCCGCACTCTCAAAGCAAATAGGTAATAATACTGCACCGGATGGGTACAATTTTGTGGTGTGTAATATCTTTCTCAACAATCGTGAAGTAAGATCCATCTCAACAGACCCGAATAACTGGAAACTGATCGCCAGCGGAGTAAGCTACGATCATGATATGGTGACATACTCAGACGAAATATCCTCTAATTCTATCGATGTTGAGCCCGGAATGCAGACTGAAACCCAGATTGTCTACCTGATACCTGAAAACAATACCATAGAATCATTGGTCTATGATGCATACAACCCACCTATTATGACTAATTCCTGGTATTACAGGCCTATAGATTATTGA